The sequence below is a genomic window from Lolium perenne isolate Kyuss_39 chromosome 7, Kyuss_2.0, whole genome shotgun sequence.
CCTGCTATCTTCAAAAACAagaaagcatgttgaaggtttagACCTTTGATTTGTCATGTGAGAAGTTCTTGCTACGAACTTTGAAGATCTTGCTATCAGGTACTGCCCAACAGTTACGACTTTTCTCATTTCCATCGTGACGGATAGTGCCCGAAAAGCAAGACAAATCAATCGGATCTGGATCACCCAATATATAAAAATGCATGACATTAGAATTGGCTTATCATATAGGTAACGTGTACAAGTGTTAGAATACAAGATGCCAAGACGTAGTTAGACAAGAAATGAACCAGAGGACTTCGTGTCACCGTCAAATTTGGTACTGTCTTCCTGGAAATCAATTGGAATGAGATTTTAGTGTAGCAAATCAAACATAACTTCTTGCAAACCAAGGAATGGCTCTAGTCTAGGGTTACTACCTCCAAGCTAGCTTCGGGGACTTGataatcatcttcttcttctgacTCATCATCTATCATATCCGAATTTTCGTTAGCTGAATCTGCTTGTTTGGTCTTCGAGTCAGCTTCTTGATGTTTCTGATTCTTTTTAACCGAGGCCACATTAGTCATAGTACTCATTACAGGAATCCTCGGAACTATATGAATGTCATCAGTTTGAGAAAAGTATTCACGCAATCCTGGAAATAGATGCAAATGTCAAACAATCACGGTCACAAACTATTAATGAAAAGGAATATTGAGCAGGTACAACCAATTTTTGTTTACAGATAATCAATTCATGCCATAACAAGTTAGAATAGTTGTCTGTACTACGTACCAGCAACACAGTTCAGCATCTGCAGCAAAGAGTGGTACTGGAATGATGTGACATAATTCACGCCCCATCCCTTTAGATCAATTTGCATAAGGTGTTGAACTTGAGTGCGAGGTCTCCCATTCACAGATTTGAGAGGAGTGATCTTGAAACCTCCACCTGAACTAATGCGAAGTTCAAAACTTTTTAAAAATTATCTGAAGAAAAGTAGGGTGTCCGATAAACAGAAGGCAAAATTACTTTCAATAGAAGCCCTTGTAAATCCTGGTTGTGGGCCACAGTTCTGATGTTCAGTAGATCGAAACAGAACAACTGCAAGTTTAAACACAAACCACTTTAAGCGGATGATGCAACCAGAAATAAAATCATTCAAGAGCTTACCATAACTTCCATCATCGTTGCGCCGCCAATACCGTACATAACAAAGATCTCGAGGCCAGACAACCCTGCAGGTTCAATTGTTTACACTAGGTGGAAAGTCTGAGGTAATGCATTGTAATTCTATATTGAATCTTTCGAATCCACAGCTTTATGGGGCTACCATGCAGGCATGCAGCTTTATAATTGCCTATCCAAGTAAGCAGATCAGTCACCCATTCTCTGCATGTGGTATATTTAAAATCTCACGCCTTCCTGCCAGCACTCCTCCCTCTCTGAAGCTACTCCAGTAAGTTGGTTATACTTGGATGTCATTCATTCAACTTTTGGTTTTGCGCAGCAGGCTTAAGCATGGACAAACATACCTATTCGATGGTATACAGCATTGCTGCTAAAAGAATACAGGATTTCTACTGAGACCAGATAATGCTAATTTTACAATGCTACAGTGTATGACCATATGAAAAAATTTAAAGTCCTGAACTGAAGTACAAACGAGTCAAGTCTGTGCTCAGATAGTTCATTGACTTGTCAGGGTTATCTAGCCTATCATTCCCTTGTTTTGTTTTTGAAGAATCCTCTCCTGTTATTTCAATAGGACTTgcaagttgtagcagcaagccagCACAAGTAATGAGACTTGCAATTCGATCATCACACAAGTTGTTGACACAACAAAAAGGTAACTTACATTGAACACCAGTTCAGCTGTAGCCGATGGTATAGTATTGCAGTGTGACCATCAACCTCTTCAACTAAACTCCCATACTGGAAGCTACAATCCCACCTACATTTGAATGTAAAGAAAACCTAGATCAATATACATATATAAGCACACAGATAATAAACAATACACACTTACTCATATCTTGTTACATCCATACTCATTATCAGCCCAAAAATAGCCTCACATGTGGCTTCCACGACACCAACAGCCCTCATTGCTCGGCTACAGCTTCTTGCCTGCAcacaacataaaaaattataaatATGTCCACTCGTTATCAATTAGCAAGGCTTCAGCACCTCTCCAACATTAAATAGGCATAACAAAAAGTACTTACAAGGTATTCGACCTCCACCAGTTCTTCAAAGATGCGCAGCCCTGCCGATGATAAAACAAGATACTAAGTATAACTCCACGTGAACCAAGTACAGTCTCTTACTGATGTTACAGATCTATATAAAGGACTTAAACTTGCCATTCTGGCATCTAAGCAGCCGCCAATTCTTTCTAGAATTAGATTGATTGGTGTCGCTCTGATTTGACAGACCAACATCATGCTCTTTGGTCCAGTCATGTACAGAATCAGGAATGCCTAAATGAAGAAATGGCATATTTAGAAGTCATAATCCTCAATATAGAATAATATACAATTTTTCCTGAAAATTTGTGTAACCAAACTTCCTACCCTTCCCTATAGTTGTCCTGCGAAGCAACATGGGACGGGGCTCCTCTTCGTCTTCAGGTCTACAATAGAATATCATTTCCAGTTATTAACCACAAGAACTAATCTGCAATTATAACTTGAAGCTTCACTTGCCCACTATCATGGTCAGAGAATGGAAGTGCTCCAAGATCCATGTCAAAGTCCAGCGAAGCAAAAGCTTTACGATTTCTAGCTGTCATAGTGTCCTGTTGCTGCATAATGAAGATGTTTATCAGAATAATATGTGATATGGACATGTATCTTGCAGTTCCATACATTTTGACACTGAGTTCTTCTGGAGGTCCAGGAAAACATCCACTAGGTAACTTAGTACATTTCCGTTGCTGCCATACCAAACTCCTAAAATTATATGCTGATAGTATTTCATGAAATCTAGGATGGAAGAACAATGAAGTGTATTTATAGTCTAGCTAACTAAATGTTATTCGCTCAGTTACAGTGTGTCAGACTTATAACACCTGAATACCTGATCAATAAGGAGCTCTATCTTCTTTTTCCACACCAGGGCATCCTCAATATTATGTGCACCCATCTGGTTGAAGAATGATAGGGACATGAACGATCAGTAATATCAAACAGGTTACCATATGAGACAGAAATAGTCAACTCAGAAGACTAGACAGAACTCGGAAGATTGCAAAAAAAGGGGGGATTACATGGCATATAATATCGTAATTGCCAAACTCCA
It includes:
- the LOC127311563 gene encoding protein ENHANCED DISEASE RESISTANCE 2-like — encoded protein: MMSSSASRREAARSGELGRTSGAEPPPRPSPAPAPSAAAKARSGELPAGGAAVRHEGWMVRYGRRKIGRSFFHSRYFVLDNRLLAYFKKQPRDNMVPLKSLLVDGNCRVEDRGLKTHHGQMVYVLCVYNKKEKDNPITMGAHNIEDALVWKKKIELLIDQQQDTMTARNRKAFASLDFDMDLGALPFSDHDSGPEDEEEPRPMLLRRTTIGKGIPDSVHDWTKEHDVGLSNQSDTNQSNSRKNWRLLRCQNGLRIFEELVEVEYLARSCSRAMRAVGVVEATCEAIFGLIMSMDVTRYEWDCSFQYGSLVEEVDGHTAILYHRLQLNWCSMVVWPRDLCYVRYWRRNDDGSYVVLFRSTEHQNCGPQPGFTRASIESGGFKITPLKSVNGRPRTQVQHLMQIDLKGWGVNYVTSFQYHSLLQMLNCVAGLREYFSQTDDIHIVPRIPVMSTMTNVASVKKNQKHQEADSKTKQADSANENSDMIDDESEEEDDYQVPEASLEEDSTKFDGDTKSSDPIDLSCFSGTIRHDGNEKSRNCWAVPDSKIFKVRSKNFSHDKSKVSAGKYLMEFVAADWFKDTKRMDHVANRKGCAAQVAAEKGMFSFVVNIQIPGSSHYSLVLYFVTKSLKKGSLLQRFADGDDDFRNSRLKLIPSVPKGSWIVRQSVGSTPCLLGKAVDCSYIRGPEYMEVDVDIGSSAVANGVLGLVFGVVTSLVVDMAFLIQANTYDELPEQLLGAARFSHIEPSAAVVPVLDEASAGE